CCCACCACGTGGGCCTCCCGTCGATCGCACGGATCGCGGGTCACGCGCTGTTCGACACGCTCGTGGTCGTCGAGAGCTACCCGCGTGGGGGTGCCGCACCCACCGTCGGTGGGCAGGGGAGCCGGCCCCGGCCCGTCGTCGTGGCCCCCACGGGCGGCCACGACGCGACGCACTACCCCGTGACCGTCACGGTCCTGCCCGCGCCCGACGGTGAGGGGCTCACGATCGAGATCGAGGAGCGTCCCGGTGCGCTCGACCCTGCGGTGAGCGGCGTCCTCCCGGCAGCGCTCACCGCGGCCGTCGAACGCCTGGCCCGCGGGGGTGCCCTCCCGACGGCGCACGAGCTCGTCGGGGAGGTGCGCGTGCCGCGACCGGCCCCTGCCGAGTCCGCCGCGACTGCGCCCCGCAGCGACGACCGGGGCGACCTCGGCGACCGGGCGGCCGACGTCGTCGGGCCGCGGGCCGTCCTCGGCGGCGAGCGCACCGGACGCGTGCGGGCCGAGGTGGCCCGCGTCCTCGGCGTCGACGTCGGCCCCACGACCGACTTCTTCGCGGCGGGCGGCGACAGCATCAGCGCGATGCAGCTCGTCGGCGCCTTGCGCGGGCAGGGGCTGGTCGTGACGGTCGGCGCGGTCTTCGCGGGCCGCACGGCCGCGGGGATCGCACGCGCCGCGGCCGAGGTCGGGACCGCGCCGCGCACCGAGCGCACGCCTGTCGTGACCGACGACGCCGACACGGGCGCGCTGCCCCTCACCCCCGCGCTCGCCTGGCTCCTGGAGAGCGGCGGCGACCACCGCGGGTTCGTCCAGGTGCGCGTCCTGCGGACGCCCGCCCGCCTCACGGAGGACGTGCTGCGCACGGCGCTCGGGAGCCTCGTGGCAGCGCACGGCGCCCTGCGTCTCGCGGTGCACGACGGCGCGGCGCGCGTCCTCGACGTGGCCTCGCCCGAGGTCTCGGACGGGGCGGACGACGTGCTGCGGCTCGCCGGTCGTGACGGGCTCGACGAGGCGCTGCGGGCCGCAGCGGCCGAGATCGACCCCGGGACGGGCCGCGTGCTGCGCGCGGTGTGGGACCAGGGCGCGCGCGAGCTGGCGCTCGTGGCGCACCACGTCGCGGTCGACGCGGTCTCGTGGCGCATCCTGGTGGACGACCTGCGGGCTCTCGCGGCGGGAAGCGTCCTGCCCGCCGCGTCCGCGAGCCTGCGGTCCGCCGCGTCGGCCATGCACGACGAGGCCGCCGGGGTGTCGGGCGAGCTGCCCGCCTGGCTCGACGTGCACTCCGGTCCGGCGGTCTCGTTGACGTCCCGACCGCTCGACCCGGCGCTCGACACGGTGTCGAGCGCGCGCGAGGTCGTCGTGCGCCTCGGCGCCGACGACACCCGGCTCCTGCTCGACCTCGCGCCCGAGCACCGCACGGACCACGTGCTCCTGGCGGCGCTCTCGCTCGCGGCCGGTGACGTGGCGGCGGGCGCCGTGGCGGGGGCGACGGGCCCGAGCGGGCGGGGGGCAGGCCCGGACCTCGTGGTCGAGACCGAGGGGCACGGGCGCCGGCTCGACGGCGAGGGACCCGACCTGTCGCGGACCGTCGGCTGGTTCACGACGACCTGGCCCCTGCGCCTGCACGCCGCTCCGGGCGTCGCACCGACGACGCACCTGCGGGACACGGCCCGCCAGGCCGCGACGGTACCCGGCGACGGTCGGGCGTACGGACTGCTGCGGCACCTGGAGCCCACCACGAAGGCGGCGTTGCGCGACGCCGCGACGGCCTGCCCGCCGCAGGTCCTCGTCAACTACCTGGGGCGGGAGACGGAGAGCGTCGAGGACTGGGGGAGCACGGCCGACGCCGCGCACGTCGAGTCGACGCTCGACCTGCACGCCGACCTGCCGCTGTCCCACCCGGTCGAGCTCAACGCGTACGTGGCCGACGGCCCCCACGGCCCCGAGCTCGTGGCGCGCTGGCTGCTGGCGCTCGCGGTGTCCGGGGTGTCCGGGGTCGACGGGATCGCAGGGACGGACAGGACGGACAGGACGGACCGTACGGACGGGGGGACGGCACCCTCGGCGGGCACGACGCGCATCGCCGCCGAGCCGCTGATCGGGGGGTGGGTCGAGCGTCTGCGCGAGCTCGTCCGTGGGGCCGCCTCCGCCGTGACGTCCGAGAGCTCGGCCGAGGGCTCGGCCCAGACGGCGGCGCCCCCGCTGCCCACGGGGGCGCCCTGGCCGGTCACGCCCGTGCAGCGCGGCATGGTCCTGCACGCGCTCGAGGCGCCCGTCGACCGGTACACGAGCGCGATCGACGTGGGGCTCGACGGTCCGCTCGACGTCGCCGCGCTGCGCGCCGCCGCGGCCGACGTCCTCGCGGCCCACCCGCAGCTGCGTCTCGCGGTCGCGGCGCGCGGACCGCAGGACGTGGGCCTCGTCGTCACGGACGTCACCGAGGTCCCGTTGCGCGAGGTCACCCTGCCCGACGACGTCGCGCACCCCGTGCACGTCCCGCGAGATGCGGGCCACGCGGGTTCCGGCGGGCTTCCGGCCCCGGACGGCCTCATCTCGGCGGCCGGGCCCGGCCAGGGTCCCGGGCACGCACCGCCCGGGCCCGCAGCCCCTGACCCGGAGCGTCGCGCGCTCGACGAGATCATGGCCGACGAGCTCGACCGGCCCTTCGACCTCGCGCGACCGCCGCTGCTGCGGCTCGTCGTCGTCCGGGTCGGCTCCCCCGAGGGCGCCCGGCACCGGCTCGTCGTGACCAACCACCACGTGCTGCTCGACGGCTGGTCGGTGCCGTTCCTCGTCGACCTCCTGCTGGGGGCGTACGTGCGGCGCGTCGGTGCACCCACGGGAGCGACGCCGTCGGGCAGCGGACCGACGACGCACCCGACCGGGCTCGTGCCGCCCACGCCGGGCGCGGCCTGGCAGCTCTCGCGACGCCTCGCGCGGCGCGACGCCGGCGCGGTCGAGGTCTGGCGCGACGCCCTCGCCGGAGCCCGGCCGGTCCGCGTGGCCGAGCCCGAGGACACGGGCGAGCGCCCGACCGTGCTGCACGCGACCCCCGACGGCCTGGGCGCACGGCTCGTCGCCGCCGCGCGTGCCACGCAGGTCACCACGGCCGACGTCGTGACCTCGGCCTGGGGGGTCGTCCTCGCGGCCCTCACGGGAGAGCGCGACGTGCTGACCGGGACGACCGTCGCCGGGCGGCCCACGGAGGTCGAGGGAGCGCACGGCGTGCTCGGGATGTTCGTCAACACCGTGCCCGTGCGGATCCCGGTCGCCGAGCCGGGGGACGGCACGGGCTGGACCCTCACCGACCTGGTGCGCGCGGTCCACGAGCGGCAGGCGCGGCTGCGGGACGTCGACCACGTGGCGCTCGCGGACGTGCAGCGCGCGCTCGGGGTCGGCGAGCTGTTCGACACGCTCCTCGTGGTCGAGAACTACCCGCGCGACGCCGACGCCCAGCCGGGCGCCGAGGCCGGGCTGCGGATCACCGACGTCCAGGGGGACGACCGCACGCAGTACCCGCTCGCGCTCACGGTCGACGCGTCCGAGGGGCTGAGCGTGCAGCTCGACCACCTGGCCTCGGTGCCCGCCGAGCGGGCGGGCGCGGCGCTCGCGGCCGTCGTCGAGGTGCTCGGCCTGCTGGCCGACGCGCCCTCGACGCGGGTCGAGGACGTCCTGGCCGGGCTCGCGGTCACGCACCCGGCACTGGCCGAGCGCACCTCGACCGGTCCGGACGGCGCCGCGGTGCCCGCCGCGGCCGCCCCGGGCGGGGCGCCCGTGGCCGTCGTCCGCGAGGTCTTCGCCGAGGCGCTGGGCGTGCGGCGCGTGGCCGACGACGACAACTTCTTCGCCCTGGGCGGCGACTCGATCGTCGCGATGAAGGTCACGACGACGCTCCGCGCACGGGGCTGGACGGTCGACCCGCGGTCGGTGTTCGCGGCACCGACCCCGGCCGCGCTCGCGCTGCGGGCCCGCCCCACCGCCGTCCCCACCACCGAGGTGTCAGAACCAGCGAGGACTGGAGACCTCGCTGGTTCTGACAACTTCCCGCTCGTCTCCCCGCTCCTCGCGATGTCCGCGAGCGAGCTGGGCGACCTCGACGACCTGATGAGGAACCTGACATGACCACGACCGACGAGCGCACGGGCACGGCCCCCGCCGGAGGTACGGCCGCCTCCGCGGCCCCCGCTCCCACGATCGCCGAGGTCCTGCCCCTGGCTCCGCTCCAGGAGGGCCTGCTCTTCCACGCCGTCTCGGAGGACACGGGCCTCGACGTCTACACGATGCAGTCGACCTACCGGTTCCCGGGCGGTGTCGACGAGCACGCGATGCAGCGTGCGTGCGAGTCGCTGCTGCGGCGGCACGCGGTCCTGCGCGCGGGGTTCGCGCACGAGCGCTTCGCGCGCCCGGTGCAGTTCGTGCCCACGGCGGTCACGGTCCCGTGGCGTGTCCAGGACCTGGACCACCTGGCGCGCGACGAGCGCACCACGGCTCTCGACCGGCTCCAGTACGACGAGCGCCAGCGCCGCTTCACCATGGACCGCCCGCCGCTCCTCCGCTTCGTGCTCGTGCGGCTCGGGGAGCAGGGGGCCGCGCTCGTCGTGACGAACCACCACATCCTGCTCGACGGCTGGTCCGACGCGCTGCTCGTGACCGAGCTCCTGCGGCACTACGCCGCGGGCGGCGAGGACACGAGCCTGCCGCCCGCCCCGCAGTTCCGTGACTACCTCGCGTGGGTCGCGGCGCAGGACGACGACGCCGCGGCGAGCGCGTGGGACGTCTCGCTGTCGGGCCTCGCGGAGGGGACGCTCGTCGCCCCGCCGGACCCGCGCCGTCGGGCGTCGATGCCCGAGGTCGTCGAGCGCGACCTCGACCCGACCCTCTCGCTCGCGGTGCTCGCCCTGGCGCGCACGTGCGCGGTGTCCGTGAGCACGCTCTACTCGGCCGCGTGGGCGCTCGCGCTGCGCTCGGTCACGGGGAGCGACGACGTGGTGTTCGGCAGCACCGTCTCCGGCCGCCCGCCGGCGCTCGCGGGCGTCGAGGAGATGGTCGGGCTGTTCCTCAACACCGTGCCCGTGCGCCTGGCGACGCGCCCCGGCGAGCCGTTCCGCGACCTGCTGCGCCGCTTCCAGTCGGAGCAGGCCGAGCTCATGGACCACCACCACGTGAGCCTGGGCGAGCTCCAGCGCCGCGCCGGCGTCGGGGCGCTGTTCGACACGCTCTACGTCATGCGCAACACGCCCGAGGACGACGCCGAGCTCGACCGCCTCAGCGCGGCCGTGGGCCTCGAGGACGTCGAGGGCGGCGACGCCACGCACTACCCGCTGACGTTCGTGGTCCACCCCGGGCAGCCGTACCGCCTGATCCTGTCGCACCGCACCGACGTCGTGGACGCCGCCCGGGCGCACGCCCTGCTCGACCAGGTCGAGGCGGTCCTGCGCCGCGCGGTGGGCGACCCGGACGCACCGGTCGCCCGGGTCGCCGCGGTGCCCGACGACGTCGCGCCCCTCCTCCTGGCACCTGGCGTCCGCGCGGCGCAGGACGTGGGCGACGACTCGTTGCTCGACCTGCTGGACCGGGCCGTCGCCACCTACCCGCACCGCACGGCGCTGGTCCACGGCACCGGCTCGCTGACGTTCGCCCGGCTCGGCGAGCGCGTCGACCTGCTCGCGCGCTCCCTGGTCGCGGCCGGTGCCGGGCCCGAGGACGTCGTGGCGCTCGCGGTGCCGCGCGGGATCGACTTCCTGGTCGCGCTGTTCGCGACCCTGCGGGCCGGGGCGGCGTACGTGCCGCTCGACGCCGCGCACCCGGCCGAGAGGCTGTGCGCGATCGTCGAGGCGGCCGGGGCCCGGGCCGTGGTGCTGGACGAGTCGTTCCGGGGGCTCGTGGGGCCGGCGCTCGCGGGCCGCGCGGAGGTCCCGGTACTCGCGGACGTCCCGGTACTCCCGGTGCCGCCCGAGCACGCGGGGCCGCCGACGGTGAGGCTCGCGCCCCTCGCGGGCGACGCGCACCCGGCCCGCGGTGACGACCCGTGGCCGGCCCACCGCCACGACCGGCTCGCGTACGTCATGTACACGTCGGGCTCGACGGGCGCGCCCAAGGGAGTCGCGATCGAGCACGGCGGGCTGGTCAACATGCTGCGCAACCACCGGGCGGAGATCTTCGAGCCGCTCGTCGCCTCCCGCCCGGCCGCGCTCAGCGCAGAGCCGGTCCGGGTCGCGCACACGGTCTCGTTCGCGTTCGACATGTCGTGGGAGGAGCTGCTGTGGCTCGTCGACGGCCACGAGGTGCACCTGCTCGACGAGGCCGTCCGCCGCGACCCGCACGCCATGGCGACGTACTGCGCGGCCGAGCGGATCGACGTCGTCAACGTGACGCCCTCGGTGTGCTCGGCGCTGCTCGCGGAGGGACTGCTCGACGAGGGTCGGTACCGCCCGAGCCTCGTGCTGCTGGGGGGCGAGGCCGTGGGCGCGGAGGTGTGGGACGCGATCGCCCGGACCCCCGGGACGCGCGGCTACAACCTGTACGGCCCCACCGAGTACACGATCAACACGCTCGGCGGCGGCACGGACGAGAGCCGGCGCCCCACGGTGGGCCGCCCCATCGCCAACACGTCGGTGTACCTCCTGGACTCGGGGCTCGCGCCCGTGCCGGACGGCACGCCGGGCGAGCTGTACGTGAGCGGGATCGGGCTCGCCCGCGGGTACCACGGGGAGCCCGGTCTGAGCGCCGAGCGGTTCGTCGCCGACCCGTTCGGGACCCCGGGCGCGCGCATGTACCGCACGGGCGACGTGGTGCGCCGCAGGCCCGACGGGCAGCTCGACTTCCTGGGGCGCAGCGACGGCCAGGTCAAGATCCGGGGCTACCGGGTCGAGCCGGGGGAGTCGCAGGCGGTGCTGGCGCGCGACCCACGGGTCGCGCAGTGTGCCGTCGTCGCACGCCGGGGCGCCGGGGGCGGGCACGTCCTCGTGGGCTACGTGGTGCTCGCCGAGGGGGCCGAGACCCCTGCCGAGACCCCTGCCGAGACCCCCGCCGAGGGTGACGCCGACGTGCTCGCCGACGTCCTGCGGACCATGCGCCGCACGCTCCCCGACCACCTGGTCCCCTCGGCCCTGGTCCCGCTCGACGGGCTGCCGCTGACGCCGCACGCCAAGCTCGACGTCCGGCGCCTGCCCGCACCCGACCTCACGCGCGAGGGCGGGCGCGAGCCCCGGACCGACCTCGAGCGCGAGCTGTGCGCGATCTTCGCCGAGGTCCTGGGCGTGACGACCTTCGGCGCCGACGACGACTTCTACGCCGCGGGGGGCCACTCGCTCCTGGCGATGCGTGCGGTCTCGATGGTCCGCACGCGGCTGGGGCGCCCGCTCAGCGTCGGCGTCCTCGTCACGGCCCCGACGGTCGAGGCGATCGTCGCGCACTGGGACGCCCCGGAGACCGACCCGTTCGCGGGCACGCTCACGCTGCGCGCCCCTGCGCCCGGGAGCGAGGCGGCTCCGCTGTTCTGCCTCGCCCCGGCGGGTGGCCTCGGGTGGTCCTTCGCATCGCTCGTCCCGCACGTCCCGGCCGGCACGGCGGTGCACGCGCTCCAGTCGCCGCGTCTCGCGGGGCCGGGCGGCGCCCCCTCCTCTCTCGTCGACCTCGCCGAGCAGACGGTCCGGGCGGTGCGCGAGGTCCGGCCGCGCGGGCCGTACCACCTGCTCGGCTACTCGTTCGGTGCGCACCTGGCCCACCTCGTGGCCACGCGTCTGCAGGAGGCGGGCGACGTCGTCGCGAGCCTGACGATGCTCGACGCCGAGGCCGTCGCGCCCGGGGCGCCCTCCGCCGTCGGGCCGGAGGATCCGTCGTCGGCGGCGGACGCGCACGCCGAGGAGCTCGACGCCCTCCGGTCGCTCCTCGCGGCCGGCGGGGCCGACCCCGACCTGTGCGCCGCGCCCACGCGCGACGACGTCCTCGACGTCCTGGCCGACGCGCCCGGTGCGTGGGGCGACCTCGACGAGGACGGGCTCGCCGCGGTCGTCGACACGTACCTCTACTCGTGCGACCTCATGGGCCAGGCCCGCTACACGCCGTTCCGCGGCGACCTGCTGCTCTTCACGGCGCGGGACACCGCGGCCACGCACGACCCCACGACCCAGCGCGACGCCTGGGCCCCGCACGTGACCGGCGTCGTGACCCAGCACGCGGTCCTCGCGGGCCACCACGACATGGTGTCGCCCGCGGCGATCGGGCAGCTCGGCCCGGTCCTCGCGCAGCACCTGAGAACGTTCACCAGCACCGACGAGAGGCCCTGACATGAACCCCTTCGACGACTCCGAGGGCACCTTCCTGGTGCTCGTCAACGACGAGCGGCAGCACTCCCTGTGGCCCGAGTTCGCGGCGGTCCCGCCCGGGTGGGACGTCGTGCTGGGCGCCTCGACGCGCGCGGTCGCGCTCGCGTACGTCGACGCGCACTGGACGGACTTGCGCCCTGCGAGCCTGCGTCGCGTGCTCGACGCCTCCGCGCCCCGGTCCGGCGACCCGACGGCTGCGCCGACCACCACAGCGACGTGAGCGGCCCGGGACTTCTCTCCGCGCTCGCCCTGGACCTGACCCCGCTGCGCGCGAGCCGCAGCTTCCGCCTGCTCTTCGCCGGGCGGGTCGTGTCCCTGCTGGGGCTCGGCATGCTCGTCGTGGCGCTGCCCGTCCAGGTCTACGCCCTGACGGGCACGTCGCTGCACGTCGCGGGCGTCAGCACGACGCTCGGTGTCGCGGCGTTCGCGGGGACCCTCGTGGCGGGGGTCGTCGCGGACCGCACGGACCGGCGCCGCGTCATCCTGTGGTCGCGCTCGGCCGCGATCGCGGGCTTCGCCGCGCTGCTCGTGAACTCGCTCGCCGAGTCCCCGTCGGTGGCCGCGATCTACGTGATCGCGGCCTGGGACGGCCTCGCCGGCGGGTTCAGCGTGGTCGCGCTCGCGGCCGCGGTGCCCTCGCTCGTGCCGCGCGGCCAGCTTCCCGCGGTCGCGGCGCTCCAGGCGATCTCGCTCGACCTGGGAGCCGTGGTGTCCCCGCTCGTCGCGGGGATCGCGATCGCGCACGGTGGGACGAGCCTGGTGTTCGGGGCCGTGGTCGTCGCGAGCCTCGTGAGCCTGGGCTTCCTGGTCCGGCTCCCGCCGCTGCCGCCGGGCGGTGGTGAGGGGACAGGGGAGATCGTGCCCGACGACGCCGCCTCGCCCGGGCAGGCCGGCTCGGCCCTCGCGTCGCCGGGCTCGGGCGAGACCCCTGCGGCCGACGCGTCAGGTCGGCGTCCGCGCCCGTGGGACGACCTGGTCGAGGGGCTGCGCTTCGTCGCGACCGACCGCGTGATCGGCGGCATCGTCCTGCTGGGCTTCGTCCAGATCCTCTTCGCGTCCCCGCACGTGCTCCTCCCCGAGCTGGTCGACAAGCAGCTCGGGGCGGGACCCGAGGTCGTGGGCCTGCTCTTCAGCGCCCCGGCCGTCGGTGCGCTCGTCGCGACGCTCACGAGCGGGTGGACCGGGCGCGTGCGGCGCACGGGTCGCGTCCTGCTGATCGTGTTCGCGGCCTCGGGCGCCGGGGTCGCGATGCTCGGCCTGTCGCAGTCGGTCGTGCTCGCGGTCGTCGCCATGACCCTGGTCGGCGCGGGCGACGTCCTGGGCGAGATCCTGCGGTTCACGCTGCTCTACGAGCGCACGCCCGACCACCTGCGCGGCCGCGTGAGCGCGCTGTGGACCGCGCAGGGCACCGCGGGAGACGCGCTCGGCGGCCCGCTGCTGACCCTGATCGCCCGGGCGCTCGGCGCGGGCGGCGCGATCGCCGTGGGCGGGGCGCTCGCGGCCGTCGCGACGGGCCTGGTCGCGCTGCTGATCCCGGGGCTGCGCCGCGCGGTCACCGAGCCGGACCCGGTCGTCCCCGACCCCCACCGACCTTCCCCCCAGCCCGTCGACGCGAGCGTCGGCACCACCCGAGGAGAGAACGCATGACCAGCACCACGAGCAGGCTCGACACGACCGGACCGGCCACCCGGGCGCAGGCCCCCGCGGACTCGGTCGAGCAGGTCACCCTGCTGACCCACCCGCTCCGCACCCGCCTGCTGACGGTCTCGGCCGTCGAGCAGGTCGCGGCGCGCATGGTCCGGGTCCGCCTCACGGGCGAGGACCTCGCGGACTTCGTGACGGTGGCGCCCGAGGACCACGTCAAGATCTTCCTGCCGACCGAGGTGGGCGGGACCCCGGAGATGCCGCAGGTGGTCGACGACCGCTGGGTCGGCGGCCGCCACCTCACGAGCCGCGACTACACGGTGCGGTCCTTCGACCGTGAGGCACGCACGCTCGACATCGACCTCGTGGTGCACGAGCACGGGGTCGCGGGTCGGTGGGCGGGACGCGCGCAGGTCGGCGACCTGGTCGGTGTCCTGGGACCGCGCGGCTCGTTCCTGGTGAACGACGTGTTCGACTGGTACGTCTTCGCGGTCGACGAGACGGCCCTGCCCGCAGCGGCCCGGTGGCTCGAGACGCTGCGCGCCGACGTGCCCGTCACGGTCTTCGTGGAGGTCCAGGACGAGGGCGACGTGCTGCCGCTCGCGTCGTCGGCGAGCGTCGACGTCACGTGGCTCTTCCGTGAGGACCGCGCACCGGGCACGACCTCGCTGCTCGCCGACGCGGTGCGCGGCACCGAGCTGCCGCCCGGCAACGGGTTCGTGTGGGTCGCGGGGGAGTCGCTCTCGATCAAGCCGCTGCGCCGCTACCTCAAGAACGAGCTGGGGCTGGGGCGCGACAACTTCGACGTCGACGGGTACTGGCGCAAGGGCGTCTCGGACCACGACCACCACGGCGACGACACCGACGAGACCGAGGCCGTGCCCGACGCCGCGTCCGAGGCCGACGGTGCCCCTCGTGACTGACGCGGAGGGTGTCGTGCCCCGCCACGACCACCCGGCGCTGCGTGTCCTGTCCTCGCCCCCGGGGGCGACGTGGCGCGTCGTGGTGTGCCCGCACGCGGGTGGGGCCGCGAGCTACTACCGGCGGCTCGTCCTCGCCCGCGACCGGGCGGTCGGCGGGCACCCCAGGAGCCCGAGGGGGTCGTCAGCGCCGTTCGCCTCGGTCCCCGAGGTCGTGGCCGTGCAGTACCCGGGCCGTGAGACACGGTTCGTCGAGCCGCCCGTGCAGAGCATGGCCGACCTCCTCGCGGACGTCGCTGGCCCTGTGCGCTCGCTCCTTGCCGACGACGTCCCCACGGTCCTGCTCGGGCACAGCCTCGGGGCGTCGGTCGCGGTCCGCGTCGCGGCCGGCCTCGGTCCGGGGGAGGGCCCGGACCTGCTCGTGGTCTCGGGGCGCGCGGCGCGTGCCGACCGCCCACGGTCCGGTGGCCGGGACGGGGACGGGAGCGACGTCGTCGGGCCGGGGAGGCTCACCGCGCGGGACGACTCCGCGCTGCGGGCGTGGATCACCGCGCTGGGCGGCACGCCGCCCGAGCTGCTCGCCGACGCGGAGTTCTTCGCGCTGCACGCGCGCGTCCTGCGCGCGGACCTCGCGGTCCACGACTCGCTCGCGACCGGGGCGGGGGAGCCCGTGGGGATCACGGTGCCGCTCCTGCTGCTCGCCGGGTCCGACGACGTCGCGTCCCCTCCGGAGGCGGTCGCGCCGTGGGTGGAGCACGCCCGGGCAGGGGTCCGACGGCGGGTCGTCCAGGGCGGGCACTTCTTCGTGGGCGACCGTGCGCCCGAGGTGGTCGAGGCGCTGCGCGTCGCACTGACCGCCGTCACGGCGGGCACCTACGCCGACCGGGTCGCGCGCCCGGCCGCCGAGGAACGGTGGGTGCGGTCGCGCGAGATCGTCGCCGCGGACCTGCGGCGGCTCGCGGGCGCAGCGGCGGGAGCCGGGTCATGAGCGGCACGGCCGCCTCCGCGGTCGCGGCCCGGACGGGACGCCGACCCGGCAGCCGGTCGTCCCCCCTCGTGGGTGCCGCGCTCGCCCTCGCGCTGCTGGCCGCGGTCGCCGCGAGCATCGCGTTCGGTTCGCAGCCCGTGCCCTTGCCCGACGTGCTCGCGGTCCTGCGCGAACCGGGCGTGAGCGAGGCCTCGGCCGTCGTGTGGGACATGCGTGTACCCCGCACGATCCTGGGGCTGCTCGTCGGGATCGCGCTGGGCGTGGCCGGCGCGCTCACGCAGGCGCACACCCGCAACCCGCTGGCCGACCCCGGCCTGCTCGGGGTGACGTCGGGCGCGGCGTGCGCCGTGGTGCTGGCGATCCACGTGCTGGGGGTCACGAGCCCGTCGGGGGCCGTGGGCTTCGCGCTCGTCGGCGCGCTGTGCGCCGGGGGGATCGTCGTGGTGCTCTCGCAGCGCATCCGTGTGCTCGCGCCGGGCGTCACGCTCGTCCTCACGGGGTCGGTCGTCACGGCCCTGCTCGCATCGATCACGTCGGGGGTCCTGCTGCTCGACCGTACGACGATGGACGTCTTCCGGTTCTGGAGCATCGGGTCGCTCGTGGGCCGCGGACCCGAGGTCATCTGGACCGTCGCGCCGTTCCTCCTGCTCGGGCTGCTGCTCGCGGTCGTCAACGCGCCGACCCTCGGGGCGCTCGAGATGGGGGACCAGCTCGGCGTCGCGCTCGGCCGGCACGTCGTGCGAGACCGGGCGGTGGGGTTGCTGGCCGTCACGCTGCTCGCCGCCGCAGCGACGGCCGCGTGCGGGTCGATCGCGTTCGTGGGTCTCGCGGCCGCGCACGCGGCGACCCGGCTCGGGCTCGGGGGGCCCGCGTGGCGGGTCCCGGTCGCCGGGCTGTGCGGGGCGGTCCTGGTCCTGGGCGCCGACGTGGTCGGTCGCCTCGCGCCCGCGACCTCGGAGATCCAGGTCGGCATCGTCATCGCGCTCGTCGGCGCACCCCTGTTCGTCGTCCTCGCCCGTGGCTACCTGGGAGATCGATCGTGACCACCATCCTGCCGGGGAACGCGCCCGGGACCGGGCGCCCACCGTCCTCGCGGGCCGCGCAGGGGCGCGGGGCGCAGACCGACGAGGTGCCGGAGCTGCACCGGGGTGCCCCGCGGCCCGGGCCGGACGGCTCGTCGGGCCGATCAGGCGGTTCGGAGCGGCGGGGCCCGCTGAGGCACGTGCTCCGACGCGTGCTGCGTCCCCTGCTCCGCCACCCGGGCAGTCGTCGGCAGGTGCTGGTCGGGGTGGGGCTCGTGTGCCTGGTCCTCGTGCTGCTCGTCGCGTCGGTCATGGTCGGCGAGTACGTGCTGCCCGCCCGGGACGTGGTGCGGACCCTGCTCGGTGCCGGGGACCCGGCCGACCGGTTCGTGATCCTGGGCCTGCGCGCGCCGCGGGCCGCGACCGCGATCGTCGTGGGCTTCGCCCTGGGCGCGGCCGGTGCGATCACGCAGTCGGTGGCCCGCAACCCGCTCGCGAGCCCCGACATCCTGGGGGTCACGGCCGGTGCGACCGCAGCCGCCGTCGGGGCGATCGTGCTGGCGGGCACCGGGGCCCTGAGCGGCTTCCTGGTCACGGCCGGCCTGCCGGTCGTCGCCGTCCTGGGCGGCCTCGTCGCGACCGCTCTCGTGTGCCTGCTCGCGTGGCGCGGCGGGATCGAGGGGTACCGCCTGGTGCTCGTCGGTCTCGGGGTCAACGCCGGGGCCTCGGCGATCACGTCGTGGATGCTGGTGCGCGCCGAGCTGCCCGACCTCAACGCGGCCCTCATCTGGATGACCGGGAGCCTCAACCGTG
This region of Oerskovia jenensis genomic DNA includes:
- a CDS encoding FecCD family ABC transporter permease: MSGTAASAVAARTGRRPGSRSSPLVGAALALALLAAVAASIAFGSQPVPLPDVLAVLREPGVSEASAVVWDMRVPRTILGLLVGIALGVAGALTQAHTRNPLADPGLLGVTSGAACAVVLAIHVLGVTSPSGAVGFALVGALCAGGIVVVLSQRIRVLAPGVTLVLTGSVVTALLASITSGVLLLDRTTMDVFRFWSIGSLVGRGPEVIWTVAPFLLLGLLLAVVNAPTLGALEMGDQLGVALGRHVVRDRAVGLLAVTLLAAAATAACGSIAFVGLAAAHAATRLGLGGPAWRVPVAGLCGAVLVLGADVVGRLAPATSEIQVGIVIALVGAPLFVVLARGYLGDRS
- a CDS encoding FecCD family ABC transporter permease, with amino-acid sequence MTTILPGNAPGTGRPPSSRAAQGRGAQTDEVPELHRGAPRPGPDGSSGRSGGSERRGPLRHVLRRVLRPLLRHPGSRRQVLVGVGLVCLVLVLLVASVMVGEYVLPARDVVRTLLGAGDPADRFVILGLRAPRAATAIVVGFALGAAGAITQSVARNPLASPDILGVTAGATAAAVGAIVLAGTGALSGFLVTAGLPVVAVLGGLVATALVCLLAWRGGIEGYRLVLVGLGVNAGASAITSWMLVRAELPDLNAALIWMTGSLNRASFEIVGPVAAVVAVTVAVSALSARWLAILRFDSRVIVGLGVRRSAAQLLQIALAVVLAAAATAAAGPVPFVAFVAPQIAWRALATQGPPPLGAGLVGACVVLAADLGARSLPVDLPVGVVTSAIGAPFLLWLLLRESKEVR
- a CDS encoding thioesterase II family protein; amino-acid sequence: MTDAEGVVPRHDHPALRVLSSPPGATWRVVVCPHAGGAASYYRRLVLARDRAVGGHPRSPRGSSAPFASVPEVVAVQYPGRETRFVEPPVQSMADLLADVAGPVRSLLADDVPTVLLGHSLGASVAVRVAAGLGPGEGPDLLVVSGRAARADRPRSGGRDGDGSDVVGPGRLTARDDSALRAWITALGGTPPELLADAEFFALHARVLRADLAVHDSLATGAGEPVGITVPLLLLAGSDDVASPPEAVAPWVEHARAGVRRRVVQGGHFFVGDRAPEVVEALRVALTAVTAGTYADRVARPAAEERWVRSREIVAADLRRLAGAAAGAGS